One Streptomyces sp. CNQ-509 DNA window includes the following coding sequences:
- a CDS encoding MFS transporter: MLATAAVVQFLVSLDLSVVNVGLPEIGAALGFGEVGLTWVIHAYALTFGGLLLLGGKAADRYGQKRMLLVGLGLFGAASLLGGFATEPGHLVAARAAQGVGAAALAPAGLALLTATFPGGRARVRAFGIWSAMNAAGGALGVLIGGVLTEYAGWRWVMFVNVPMALVALAMTWRGVATDGPRGLVGGGDRGTSGGVEWRGERAREQGRPDVLGGVLATGGMSLLVFGIVRTDRHAWTSAVTVTTLAVALALLTAFVAVERTTGRDPLVRLGLLANRAVLGAITYTLVIGAAMASSFYFMSLYLQRVLGNGPAETGLQFLPFALGVVAGSVLAVKLGYRYAPRLLLAGGGLLTAAGFAWFGLMDADGTYAADVLGPSILASVGFGLVLGPLVSVATGGVAAHEAGMASGLLNSARQLGAALGLAALGTAAHHRTGESPSAASLNNGYALGLMLCAALLVVAVLIATTVLPRRAEEGPPPPDAGGPRPEADAVRAEAVPVPPDAEAPSADAGAVPATPHAAGTQADPARTPPASPDGDARPAERRPVPAPPAPSRTVSGLLRPHFRGFAAVVLLQVVGALAGLVPLLAVVELGRTLLAPGPVDRDRVWAVVAVGAAGLLVRLLFTAASSGAGHLLDGRVQLAFRRRLAARLGRVPLGWFSRRRTGELAKVVGEDVAAMHPLIAHAPSELISAFVVPAASLAYLFTVDWRLTLLTLIPVAVALAHVPLFMAPARVRDQEEFDAAMGRISSASVEFAQGIAEVKAFGGGERAHRAFRTAADDFADTFTRMVHGLSPIGAGMQVALSPPFVLLVVLVGGTSMITSGALAPADLLPFLLLGLGLTAPVAALGHGFDDLQGARRAVGRIRDVLDVDPLPQPARPRTPRGHRVELRGVRFGYGAEREVLRGIDLVLEPGTVTAVVGPSGSGKSTLVQLLPRFFDPDRGAVLLGGVDLRDMAGPDLCRAVSFVFQDVRLLRASVADNIALAVPEAGREDVIRAARRAHIHDRILELPRGYDTVVGEEAELSGGEAQRLSLARALLAAAPVLVLDEATSFADPQTELAVRRTLAAPAGGDRTTLIIAHRLETVAEADTVVMLADGVIAEQGSPAELLARGGRFADFWHAHRSATAHDPGPLPTADVTRGETGPAAEPAPGDAPPASPATAPRPHLVTPAPDPAPGPVRTAKAPGSALQGDEPR, translated from the coding sequence GTGCTGGCCACGGCGGCGGTGGTGCAGTTCCTGGTCTCGCTGGACCTGTCGGTGGTGAACGTCGGGCTGCCGGAGATCGGCGCCGCCCTCGGCTTCGGCGAGGTGGGCCTCACGTGGGTCATCCACGCGTACGCGCTCACGTTCGGCGGGCTGCTCCTGCTGGGCGGCAAGGCCGCCGACCGCTACGGGCAGAAGCGGATGCTGCTCGTCGGCCTCGGCCTCTTCGGCGCCGCCTCGCTCCTCGGCGGCTTCGCCACCGAGCCCGGGCACCTGGTCGCGGCGCGGGCCGCGCAGGGCGTCGGCGCCGCGGCCCTCGCCCCGGCAGGGCTGGCGCTGCTGACGGCGACGTTCCCGGGAGGGCGGGCGCGGGTCCGGGCGTTCGGCATCTGGAGCGCGATGAACGCCGCGGGCGGCGCGCTGGGGGTGCTGATCGGGGGAGTGCTCACGGAGTACGCGGGCTGGCGCTGGGTGATGTTCGTGAACGTGCCGATGGCGCTGGTCGCGCTGGCGATGACCTGGCGCGGCGTCGCGACCGACGGGCCACGGGGGCTCGTCGGCGGCGGGGACCGTGGCACGAGCGGGGGCGTGGAGTGGCGCGGGGAGCGGGCCCGGGAGCAGGGCCGTCCCGACGTTCTCGGGGGAGTGCTGGCGACGGGCGGCATGTCGCTGCTGGTGTTCGGCATCGTCCGTACGGACCGGCACGCCTGGACCTCCGCCGTCACGGTCACGACGCTCGCCGTCGCCCTCGCGCTGCTGACGGCGTTCGTCGCGGTCGAACGGACCACCGGCCGGGACCCGTTGGTCCGCCTCGGCCTGCTCGCGAACCGCGCGGTGCTCGGCGCGATCACGTACACGCTGGTGATCGGTGCCGCGATGGCCTCGTCGTTCTACTTCATGTCGCTCTACCTCCAGCGGGTCCTGGGCAACGGCCCGGCCGAGACCGGCCTGCAGTTCCTGCCGTTCGCCCTCGGGGTGGTCGCCGGCTCGGTGCTCGCGGTGAAGCTCGGCTACCGGTACGCGCCGAGGCTCCTGCTCGCCGGCGGCGGACTGCTGACGGCGGCCGGCTTCGCCTGGTTCGGGCTCATGGACGCGGACGGTACGTACGCGGCGGACGTGCTCGGGCCCTCGATCCTGGCCAGCGTCGGCTTCGGCCTCGTCCTCGGCCCGCTGGTCAGCGTCGCCACCGGCGGCGTGGCGGCCCACGAGGCGGGCATGGCGTCCGGCCTGCTCAACAGCGCCCGCCAACTGGGCGCCGCCCTGGGTCTGGCGGCCCTCGGCACCGCGGCCCACCACCGGACGGGGGAGTCCCCGAGCGCGGCGTCCCTCAACAACGGATACGCACTGGGCCTGATGCTCTGCGCGGCGCTGCTGGTGGTGGCGGTCCTGATCGCCACGACGGTGCTACCGCGCCGCGCGGAGGAGGGCCCGCCGCCTCCGGACGCCGGCGGTCCGCGGCCGGAGGCCGATGCGGTACGTGCAGAAGCCGTCCCGGTGCCGCCGGATGCCGAGGCGCCGTCCGCGGACGCTGGCGCGGTGCCGGCGACCCCGCACGCGGCCGGCACGCAGGCTGACCCGGCGCGGACTCCGCCCGCATCGCCGGACGGGGACGCCCGCCCCGCCGAGAGACGCCCCGTGCCCGCGCCGCCCGCGCCCTCTCGTACGGTCTCCGGACTCCTCCGCCCGCACTTCCGCGGGTTCGCCGCCGTCGTCCTCCTCCAGGTCGTCGGGGCCCTCGCGGGACTCGTGCCGCTGCTCGCCGTCGTCGAGCTGGGCCGCACGCTGCTGGCCCCCGGCCCCGTCGACCGCGACCGGGTCTGGGCCGTCGTCGCGGTGGGTGCCGCGGGGCTGCTCGTGCGGCTCCTCTTCACGGCGGCGTCGTCCGGCGCCGGGCATCTCCTCGACGGCCGGGTGCAGTTGGCGTTCCGGCGCCGGCTGGCCGCCCGCCTGGGCCGTGTGCCCCTGGGCTGGTTCTCCCGCCGCCGTACCGGCGAACTCGCCAAGGTGGTGGGGGAGGACGTGGCGGCGATGCACCCGCTCATCGCCCACGCGCCCAGCGAGCTGATCTCCGCTTTCGTCGTACCGGCCGCCTCGCTGGCCTACCTCTTCACCGTCGACTGGCGGCTCACGCTCCTCACGCTCATCCCGGTGGCCGTCGCGCTCGCGCACGTGCCGCTGTTCATGGCCCCCGCGCGGGTGCGCGACCAGGAGGAGTTCGACGCGGCCATGGGCCGGATCTCCAGCGCCTCCGTCGAGTTCGCGCAGGGGATCGCCGAGGTCAAGGCGTTCGGCGGCGGCGAGCGCGCGCACCGTGCGTTCCGTACCGCCGCCGACGACTTCGCCGACACCTTCACGCGGATGGTCCACGGCCTCTCCCCGATCGGCGCGGGCATGCAGGTGGCGCTGTCGCCGCCGTTCGTGCTGCTGGTCGTGCTCGTCGGCGGCACCTCCATGATCACGTCCGGGGCGCTGGCCCCCGCCGACCTGCTGCCCTTCCTGCTCCTCGGCCTCGGCCTCACCGCGCCCGTCGCCGCCCTCGGCCACGGCTTCGACGACCTGCAAGGCGCCCGCCGCGCCGTGGGCCGCATCCGGGACGTGCTCGACGTCGATCCGCTGCCGCAGCCCGCGCGCCCGCGTACGCCGCGGGGCCACCGCGTCGAGCTGCGCGGCGTCCGGTTCGGCTACGGCGCGGAGCGCGAGGTGCTCCGCGGGATCGATCTGGTCCTCGAACCGGGCACCGTCACCGCGGTCGTCGGCCCGTCGGGCAGCGGGAAGTCGACCCTGGTCCAGTTGCTGCCGCGGTTCTTCGACCCCGACCGGGGCGCGGTCCTCCTCGGCGGCGTCGACCTGCGCGACATGGCGGGCCCGGACCTCTGCCGCGCGGTCTCGTTCGTCTTCCAGGACGTCCGCCTCCTGCGCGCCTCCGTCGCCGACAACATCGCCCTCGCCGTACCCGAGGCCGGCAGGGAGGACGTCATCCGCGCCGCCCGCCGGGCGCACATCCACGACCGGATCCTCGAACTGCCCCGCGGCTACGACACGGTGGTCGGCGAGGAGGCCGAGCTGTCCGGCGGCGAGGCCCAGCGCCTCTCCCTCGCCCGCGCCCTGCTCGCCGCGGCCCCCGTGCTCGTCCTCGACGAGGCGACCTCCTTCGCCGACCCGCAGACCGAGCTGGCGGTGCGCCGCACCCTCGCGGCACCGGCCGGCGGCGACCGCACGACGCTGATCATCGCCCACCGCCTGGAGACCGTCGCCGAGGCCGACACCGTCGTGATGCTGGCGGACGGGGTGATCGCAGAACAGGGCAGCCCGGCGGAACTCCTGGCCCGCGGCGGCAGGTTCGCCGACTTCTGGCACGCGCACCGGTCCGCGACGGCACACGACCCGGGCCCGCTGCCCACCGCCGACGTGACGAGGGGAGAAACCGGGCCCGCGGCCGAGCCGGCCCCCGGCGACGCACCACCCGCCTCACCGGCCACCGCACCCCGGCCACACCTCGTGACGCCCGCCCCCGACCCCGCACCCGGCCCCGTCCGCACGGCGAAAGCCCCCGGCAGCGCGCTGCAAGGAGACGAGCCCCGATGA
- a CDS encoding TetR/AcrR family transcriptional regulator — translation MPGQRDRRQPAATPADRTDRTDRPGRTGRPRSTSRAEILAAARRVIDQDGWETLTVRRLAAEIGVGTTTLYHHVHNKDDLVVELVNQHLDQLARPELPDDPRERIVVAATTMHDALTNWPWAAEALTADGFIGRLGDSALWIVETIVAGAVAAGATQEQAVDVFRSIWYYTVGEVLVRARSDRRRADVGTADLAYGLRRLDPSRQPQLAAIGDLWPERSAVDLYPQVLRIIVDGLLAAAGRTA, via the coding sequence GTGCCCGGACAACGAGACCGCCGACAGCCCGCCGCGACACCCGCCGACCGCACGGACCGCACGGACCGCCCCGGCCGCACCGGCCGGCCGCGCTCGACGTCGCGCGCCGAGATCCTCGCGGCGGCCCGCCGGGTCATCGACCAGGACGGCTGGGAGACGCTGACCGTCCGCCGCCTGGCCGCCGAGATCGGCGTCGGAACGACGACGCTCTACCACCACGTGCACAACAAGGACGACCTCGTGGTCGAGCTGGTCAACCAGCACCTCGACCAGCTCGCGCGCCCCGAGCTGCCCGACGACCCGCGCGAGCGCATCGTCGTCGCCGCCACGACGATGCACGACGCGCTCACCAACTGGCCCTGGGCGGCGGAGGCGCTGACCGCGGACGGCTTCATCGGGCGGCTCGGCGACTCCGCCCTGTGGATCGTGGAGACGATCGTCGCCGGCGCGGTGGCCGCCGGGGCCACGCAGGAGCAGGCCGTCGACGTCTTCCGGAGCATCTGGTACTACACCGTCGGCGAAGTCCTCGTCCGCGCGCGCTCCGACCGCCGCCGCGCCGACGTCGGCACCGCCGACCTGGCGTACGGCCTGCGCCGCCTCGATCCGTCCCGCCAGCCGCAGTTGGCGGCCATCGGCGACCTGTGGCCGGAGCGCTCGGCCGTCGACCTGTATCCGCAGGTCCTGCGGATCATCGTCGACGGACTCCTCGCCGCGGCCGGCCGGACCGCCTGA